In a single window of the Luteolibacter yonseiensis genome:
- the rplV gene encoding 50S ribosomal protein L22, protein MEVKSTTKFVRLSPKKARDVAREIQGLAVSSALDILTFTPKKAAQLIGKTLKTAIADAENNFSLDTGTLVVKEAVIGAGPTLRRFKPRAKGSAGPILKRTSHISITLVGSAPEKKKKVARKAAAKKEEAPAAAAATEEA, encoded by the coding sequence ATGGAAGTCAAAAGCACCACTAAATTTGTTCGACTCTCGCCTAAAAAGGCACGTGACGTCGCCCGCGAAATCCAAGGCCTCGCTGTCTCCAGCGCCCTTGACATCCTGACCTTCACCCCGAAGAAAGCCGCACAGCTCATCGGCAAGACGCTCAAGACCGCCATCGCTGATGCGGAAAACAATTTCTCGCTGGATACCGGCACGCTCGTCGTCAAGGAAGCCGTCATCGGCGCCGGCCCGACCCTCCGCCGCTTCAAGCCACGCGCCAAGGGTTCCGCAGGTCCGATCCTCAAGCGCACCAGCCACATCTCCATCACTCTCGTCGGTTCCGCCCCCGAGAAGAAAAAGAAGGTCGCCCGCAAGGCCGCTGCCAAAAAAGAAGAAGCTCCAGCCGCTGCCGCAGCAACTGAAGAAGCCTGA
- the rpsC gene encoding 30S ribosomal protein S3 has protein sequence MGQKVNPIAFRLAVNKDWRSKWYASGKDYTDKLHEDLAIRGYLKNKLVNAGLARVVIERAWNSVRVTLHTSRPGLIIGRQGKEIEVMTKDITGLCKGAQVKIDIIEIRKPELDAQLVAEQIAVQLERRISFRRAMKRALQTAMEFGAEGIRLRCAGRLGGADIARAEGYREGKVPLQTLRVPLDYGFAEARTLYGIIGVKCWVNKKEDDGTGGRPQNERGDRNNRGDRGGDRRGGDRGGDRRPQNRN, from the coding sequence ATGGGCCAAAAAGTAAATCCGATCGCATTCCGTCTCGCCGTCAACAAGGACTGGCGCTCGAAGTGGTATGCCAGCGGCAAAGACTACACCGATAAGCTCCACGAAGATCTCGCGATCCGTGGCTACCTCAAGAACAAGCTCGTCAACGCCGGCCTCGCCCGCGTCGTCATCGAGCGTGCTTGGAACAGCGTGCGTGTCACCCTTCACACCTCCCGTCCGGGCCTGATCATCGGCCGTCAGGGCAAGGAAATCGAAGTGATGACCAAGGACATCACAGGTCTTTGCAAGGGGGCCCAGGTCAAGATCGACATCATCGAGATCCGCAAGCCCGAGCTTGACGCACAACTTGTCGCCGAGCAGATCGCCGTGCAACTCGAGCGCCGTATCTCTTTCCGCCGCGCCATGAAGCGTGCGCTTCAGACCGCCATGGAATTCGGTGCCGAAGGCATCCGTCTCCGTTGCGCCGGCCGCCTCGGCGGTGCGGACATCGCCCGCGCCGAAGGCTATCGCGAAGGCAAGGTGCCGCTTCAGACCCTGCGTGTTCCTCTCGACTACGGCTTCGCTGAAGCCCGCACCCTTTACGGCATCATCGGCGTGAAGTGCTGGGTCAACAAGAAGGAAGACGACGGCACCGGCGGCCGCCCGCAAAACGAGCGCGGCGATCGTAACAACCGCGGTGATCGCGGTGGTGACCGCCGTGGCGGTGACCGTGGTGGCGACCGCCGCCCACAGAACCGCAACTGA
- the rplP gene encoding 50S ribosomal protein L16, with amino-acid sequence MPLMPKRTKFRKSHRGSRSGNAQRGTTVAFGDYGLQTLDRGWMTNRQIEACRIAINRSLKRKGKVWIRIFPHKSITSRPPETRMGKGKGAVEGWVAVIRPGNVLFEIGGVPESAAKEAMRLASYKLGIRTRLVTRNPHA; translated from the coding sequence ATGCCTTTGATGCCCAAACGAACCAAGTTCCGCAAGAGCCACCGCGGAAGCCGCTCCGGGAACGCCCAGCGCGGAACCACCGTCGCCTTCGGTGACTACGGTCTGCAAACCCTCGACCGCGGATGGATGACCAACCGCCAGATCGAGGCTTGCCGGATCGCGATCAACCGCTCACTCAAGCGGAAAGGAAAAGTCTGGATCCGGATTTTCCCACACAAGTCCATCACCTCGCGTCCGCCGGAAACCCGGATGGGTAAAGGTAAGGGCGCTGTCGAAGGTTGGGTGGCCGTCATCCGTCCGGGTAACGTCCTCTTCGAAATCGGTGGCGTGCCGGAGTCCGCGGCGAAGGAAGCGATGCGCCTCGCATCCTACAAGCTCGGCATCCGCACCCGCCTCGTCACCCGCAATCCGCACGCTTGA
- the rpmC gene encoding 50S ribosomal protein L29, giving the protein MAKTKAKETSQLSTDELTVRLKDLRQESMNLRLQRAAGTLENPARIKQVRRETARVLTAANAKKNA; this is encoded by the coding sequence ATGGCCAAAACCAAAGCCAAAGAGACCAGCCAACTCTCCACCGACGAGCTCACCGTCCGTCTCAAGGACCTCAGGCAGGAATCGATGAACCTCCGCCTCCAACGCGCCGCAGGCACCTTGGAGAACCCCGCCCGCATCAAGCAAGTGCGCCGCGAAACCGCTCGCGTCCTCACGGCTGCCAACGCCAAGAAGAACGCCTAA
- the rpsQ gene encoding 30S ribosomal protein S17: MSETPSDTQVHLRKTRVGVVISNKMDKTLVVEHVARVPHPKFNKIVKRSKKYYVHDESNQAQIGDRVRIVETRPLSKLKRWTLAEVISH; this comes from the coding sequence ATGAGCGAGACTCCTTCGGACACACAAGTCCACCTTCGTAAAACCCGCGTTGGCGTGGTCATTTCCAACAAAATGGACAAGACCCTCGTCGTCGAACACGTCGCACGCGTTCCCCACCCCAAGTTCAACAAGATCGTCAAGCGCTCGAAGAAATACTACGTGCACGACGAGAGCAACCAGGCCCAGATCGGTGACCGTGTCCGCATCGTCGAGACCCGCCCGCTTTCCAAGCTCAAGCGTTGGACCCTCGCTGAGGTCATCTCCCACTAA
- the rplN gene encoding 50S ribosomal protein L14, protein MIQMESMLVVADNTGARSAKMIGVLGKRSRTAAIGDVITCHIRDSIPTAAVKKGSVVKAVVVRTAYPIRRPDGSVLRFDTNAVVIIDKDNNPRGTRIFGPVARELRERSFMKIVSLAPEVL, encoded by the coding sequence ATGATCCAGATGGAGTCCATGCTCGTTGTCGCCGATAATACCGGCGCACGCAGCGCAAAAATGATTGGCGTGCTCGGCAAACGCAGCCGTACCGCCGCGATCGGTGACGTCATCACCTGCCACATCCGCGATTCCATCCCGACCGCCGCCGTCAAAAAAGGCAGCGTCGTCAAGGCTGTCGTCGTCCGCACCGCTTATCCGATCCGCCGTCCCGATGGTTCGGTCCTCCGTTTCGACACGAACGCGGTGGTCATCATCGACAAGGACAACAACCCGCGTGGTACCCGTATCTTCGGACCCGTCGCCCGTGAGCTTCGCGAGCGTTCGTTCATGAAGATCGTCTCCCTCGCACCTGAGGTTCTCTGA